The sequence AGTAAGACTGAAGTAATTCCCTTTGCCCCACTCCTGGATAGTATATTACTTCAGGAAACCCGCCATTTTCCAGGTATTCGCTGAATTTCTTTTTTACTAATGTCTTTTTTTTCGAATATTGCAGGGTTTTTAGCTGGAACTTTATTTCGTGGTAATCCAGGAATTCAGTGAAACTGAACGGGAACATCCGGGTTGTGATATGTCTTCCGGTTAACAGGGTGGATATGTCACGTGATAACAATGATGCATTTGAACCGCTTATTATGATCTTTATATTTTGGTGTTTGTCATAGGTGCTCTTGACCCACTTTTCCCAGTCAGGCATGTTCTGGATCTCATCCAGGAACAGGTATAAATTGTGCTTGTCAGAGACCTCAAAAAACTCGTAGAACGTTTCGATCAGTAAATGTAGTTCATCGCCGTTTAAGGGCTGGAGCCTGTCGTCATCAAGGTTGATGTATAATATATTTGATTTGGGTATGTCTGAGTCCAGCAGCTCGGATATCAATTGGAACATGTAATAGGTCTTGCCGCAGCGCCTTACGCCTATTATGTCTACAATATGCGGGCCGGTAAGGTCTATATCACGCCACCGCTTCTGGAATTTTGGCAGTTCACGTTCCTGCCATTCGACAAATACGTGTTTTAGTTTGCTTTTTGTGTCCATGCTATGTAATATGGACTCTGGAAGTAAATAAGTTTATCGTGTATAGTCGATAAATTTTGCAGATTTTATCGTATATATACGATGATAACACATGTAACCTATGCTGCAGGATGCTTAATTTTTATGATATATTTTAAATCAACTTTTAAATCAAAATCTTCTAATTTGAAATCCTTGTTTACATTATCACAAAAAATAACATTGTCCCCTGATAATGATTTGTAGAGTTCTTTATCAAAAGATTTTCTTACTTTATTATATATATCATTTGAGATTGTCGGAAAAGCCTAATTTTCGAATATTTCAGCTTTACTGTATAAACTTGACTGGGCGCAGCATAGTGATTTATTTTTAACAATATTTCTCT comes from ANME-2 cluster archaeon and encodes:
- a CDS encoding ATP-binding protein; its protein translation is MDTKSKLKHVFVEWQERELPKFQKRWRDIDLTGPHIVDIIGVRRCGKTYYMFQLISELLDSDIPKSNILYINLDDDRLQPLNGDELHLLIETFYEFFEVSDKHNLYLFLDEIQNMPDWEKWVKSTYDKHQNIKIIISGSNASLLSRDISTLLTGRHITTRMFPFSFTEFLDYHEIKFQLKTLQYSKKKTLVKKKFSEYLENGGFPEVIYYPGVGQRELLQSYFDDIIYRDIISRFNIRNPQVFKQLSLFCISNISRPHSFNSLRRLFANYSPLSTDAIINYLAYLEDAFLLFTIPHYDHSIKKQINKPKKLYCIDTGMVNAVSFRFSDNMGQLYENLVFLQLKRTNRETYYWQSAKSHEVDFIIKEGLETSHLIQVCVDISDAKTKSREVNGLVEGLDYFDLPEGTIITSDLFHEETVDGKLIRYVPLWYWLLENEIRH